The DNA region GATGAAGTACTTGCCGTCTTCAAATCGGAATCTAATGTCGTCAGCTTTGATTCTTCGGCGGAGAGTACTCACACTAATTCTGTATTTAGTGGAGTAGTCCATTAGCGGTAGCCAAGAACCAGTCATCTCAACGTTCATTTCGATCCCCTTTTACTCACCCTGGCCTAAACCAAAGTGCAAGTAGCTAGCTTTTCGGAAATAGGTGGTCGCCTACTCAGCTTGCGTATTCAACCCTATCACAGGACTTCAGTCTGTCAAAGATAGTGTGACTACTTATTCAAATTCAACAAAAAACAGGACCTTGATCTGGCTATTCAGCGACTAGTCACGGTTTTAGGCTGGACCAACGTCTGACTACCCTTGCTCTCCACCACCTGAGATCAGATACTTATGCACAGATTATGCGTATTAAAGATAAAAAGAAAATTGCATTGGTCCTAAGTGGCGGCGGCATCAAAGCGGCAGCTTTTCACATTGGCGTTTGCCTGGCTCTTCAAGAGAAGGGTTTCAAGTTTGCCGGTGGAACCAAAGAGATGGTGCGTCAGAATTTCGATCCTGATGATCCGATGACGATTCGTTGTTATGTGGGATCCAGTGCCGGTGCATTTGTTGCTTCGATTTTGGGGGCTGGGTATCCAATTGAATCATTGATCAATGCCTTCCAGATCGGATCCGGCACCACACCTTCTTTCGATAAAGATGACCTTCGCTATTTAAAACCGATCTCTTACCGCAACATCTTCAATTTGAATTCCAGTGGTTTGCTTAAGTTCATTCCCCGCACATTGCTGGATAAAACCATCGTTAAGGGCGGCGTCGAATCCCTGATTAAAAATGGATTGAAGCTTAACGGTTTGTTTTCAACCGGTGGCATTGAAAGCTATCTGCGCAAAGAAGTTCTATTGGATAATGACTTCGCAAGATTAGGTGTCGATCTGTTTGTGATTGGTACTCAGCTTAATCATACTCGTAAGGCCATCTTCGGAAACTTCCCTGAGTCTTACAAAACCCCAAATCACATGTACATTAACTACGCCCCGATCAGCACGGCGGTGGCAGCTTCAACTTCCTTGCCTCCTGTTTTTGCTCCGTATGGAATAAAACGGCCGGAAGACGATAAAGAGATGTTCTTTTATGATGGCGAGATCAGGGACACACTTTCCACACATGTTGCCGCCGATCACGGAGCTGATTTGGTCATTTCCTCTTACTCAACGCAACCTTATCACTATACTGAAGAGATGGGCTCGCTGCATAAGTACGGGATTCCATTGATATTAAATCAAGCTCTGTACCAGGTGATTCAACAAAAGATCGCCAAACACATTCAAAATCAGAACGACATTAAGTCGATTTACAATACTGTGGATGGCTATCTAAAACAGATCAAGCTTCCCGATGACCAGCGTGAAAAGCTGTTGGGACTTATTCGCGATAAAGTTCAGCATCGCCCTGAAGTCGACTACATCTATATCTCACCACGTCCACAAAACTACGAGATGTTCTTTGTCGATCACTTTAGCCTTAATCCGGAAATCCTGGCGCGCATCGTGCGCATAGGCTTCAAATCCGGAATCAACGTTCTCCGCCAACACGACTTTTAAATAAAAAAACCCCGGCCTTTTAGGTCGGGGTTTTTGTTTTCACCTATGGCGCAGTCGCTTACAGCAAACTGTTTTCGATTGCCGAAAATAGCGGACCGGAAACGAAGCCCATGAAGATGATTGCCAAAGCAGTGACTACAACCATCACAGTAGTTGCATTCAAAGAGTGCTCAGCGATATCAGCGTTGCCATCTTTCATGTACATAACAACGATTGGGCGCAGGTAGTAGTAAACGGAAATCACAGAGTTCACCATACCCCAGATTGCCAGCCACAACAGACCTTCACCAATAGCTGCGTTGAACAGGTAGAACTTACCAAAGAAACCCAGTGCTGGTGGAATACCTGCCAATGAAAGCAGGAAGATTGTCATACAAAGAGCCAGCATCGGACGTTGTTTTGCAAAACCCGCAAGATCATCGATATTTACGATATGGTTCTCGGATTTCTCAAGCATGCTTGCAATCGCAAACGCACCCAAAGTCATCAAAGCGTAAGACAGGATGTAGAAGATCACACCAGCAGCACCAAACGCTGCATCGTCACTTACACCCGCTGTGATTACGCCCACCAGAATATAACCTGAGTGAGCCACAGAAGAATAAGCGATCATGCGTTTGAAATTGTTCTGAAGAATCGCTGCTGTATTACCCACGATCATCGTGATAACCGCCAACCATTGAAGCATATCAAACAAATGATCCGAACCCACCAAAGAGCGAGTTGCGATCACACGAAGGAATGCCGCAAAGGAAACTGCCTTAACCGCAGTAGCCATGAATGCCGTGTGCGGAGTCGGAGATCCTTGGTAAACGTCCGGAGTCCAAGCGTGGAATGGAGCGATTGAAACCTTGAAGCAGAAGCCCAGGATGACAAAGGCCATACCAAACATAAATAAACGGTTCGTTTGAACCAGTTCAGATGCCTGATCCATGAACGCAAGAATGTTTGTGTTTCCAGTTGTACCGAAGATAAATGCCACACCGTAAAGGAACAAAGCCGAAGCAAATGAACCCAGGATGAAGTATTTAAGTGCCGCTTCTTTGGAAAGTTTCTCTTCGTGGCTCATTGCAATCATCAGATATAGAGACAAAGACATCATCTCCAAGCCGATAAACACCATCAAAAGATCCACCGCAGAAACCAGGATCAACATCCCGACAGCTGAAGACATCGCTAGGAAAATCAGTTCCGAAAACTGCTTGCCCGTTGTTGCCGGATTTTCGTACATCATCACCATTGAAGCCGAAGCCGCAAACAATGCAATGATACCCATCCACTGAGTTACACCGTCAAAGATCAAACCATTATTGAACGCCGTTTTACCCGCGCCGCCGAAAACGATCATCAAACCAACCGCAATCACCACGCCAATCAAAGCCTGGCTTAGAGTGATGATTGGATTTTGTTCGCGATTACCACGAAGAACTTTTGCCGTGATCGGCACAAGGCTTGCCAAAAACAAGGCAAGCATTGGAGATACTAGAAGAATGTCACTTAGACCAATATTCATGTTCATTATTTATCTCCTTGTGCAGCTGCTGCTGTGGATTGCTCCGGCGTAGTCGGCGCGGTAGCGGTAGCAGTAGCAGTGGCACCAGGTTGATTGATTGTCAGGTTGTAGGTGTTTTTGTTGTTCACCAAGTGATCAATGCTGGCTTTGGAGTAGTTAAGGAAATTGTTCGGGAACAATCCCATCCAGAAAACCATAATTACCAATGGAATCATCACTGCGATTTCACGAGCATTCAGATCATGAAGTGGGTGATGTTCGTCTTTAACCAACTCACCTTGTTCACCGAAGAACACACGTTTAAACATCCACAACATGTAAACCGCACCCAAAACAACACCCGTTACTGCAAAGTATGCAAATACCGGTTGTGCCTGGAACGTACCCATCAGGATGAAGAACTCGCCCACGAAACCGTTCGTCATTGGAACCGCGATCGAAGACAAAGTGATGATAAAGAAGAAAATCGTGAACAATGGCAAAACACCGGCCAAGCCACCGTACTTGCTGATTTCACGAGAGTGCGTGCGCTCATAAATCATACCGATCAAGATGAACAGGGCACCCGTTGAGATACCGTGATTCAACATTTGATACAAACTACCAGTCATACCATAAGCATTGAATGCAAACAGACCCAGAAGGATGTAACCCATGTGAGACACAGATGAGTAAGCAACCAGTTTCTTAACGTCCGGTTGAACCATCGCTACCAAGGCACCGTAAACGATACCCACAGTACCGATCAGCATGAACAACCAAGCCCAGTATTCAGAAGCCTCTGGGAACAATGGAATCACCCAGCGCATGAAGCCGTAAGTACCCATTTTAAGCATTACACCCGCCAGGATTACTGAACCAGGTGTTGGTGCTTCAACGTGGGCATCTGGCAACCAAGTATGAACCGGGAAAGCCGGAACTTTGATCGCGAAAGCCAATGCGAAGGCAAAGAACAGAAGCGTTTGCAGGCTGAAGAAAGTACCACCCACGAACGGAATCTGAAGTTTATAGAAATCAAGCAAGCTTGCGCTCATCTGACCTGTTGTTTCCTGAGTCAGGTACATCATGTAGATCATCGCAACCAGCATCAGTACAGAACCCGCCATCGTGTAGATGAAGAACTTAACTGTTGCGTAGATTCTGCGAGATCCACCCCAGATACCGACCATAAAGTACATCGGGATCAGAGAAAGTTCCCAGAATACGTAGAAGAAGATCGCATCCATCGCAAGGAAAGTACCAAGCATCGCAGTTTGCAGAATAAACATACAAACGTGGAAGCCTTTTACGCGCTCACTGATAGATGTCCAGCTTGCCAGGATAGTGATCGGAGTAAGGAACGTTGTCAGAAGGATCAACCACAATGAGATACCATCGATACCCATGAAGTAGCTGATTCCGAAACGTTCAATCCACATGTAGCGCTCAACCATTTGCAGGTTGGAAGTGCTTGGATCAAACTGCTGAAGCAAAGCCAATGAAAGGATAAACTCGATAACCGCGAAGCCCAATGCCAGCGGACGGATCGTCCTGGCATTCGGCCAAACAGCGATGATCAGAGCAAAAACTAGAGGTAGAAAAACAATTGTACTCAGGATCATATCTTACCCCATGATCACGTATGAAAGGACAACAACGACACCGATACCGATGTACATTGCGTATTGTTGCATATTTCCAGTTTGAAGAGAGCGAGCCAAAGAGCCCATTCCTTTCACCAGATCCCCTGCCCAATAAGTGCACTTATCGATGAAATTCACATCCACATAATACCAAGTGTTCTTACTTAGGTTTATCAAAGGATTAATGATTCCGCCGAAGTACGCTTCGTCCACGAAATATTTGTTATAAACAAGGTTGTAAACCGGTTTGATGCTTTCAGCGATTTTCTTAGGAGTCTCTGGAGACTTCACATAGAACTGGTACGCGATAATCGAAGAGATCGCCGCCAAGCTCACAGAAGTTCCCATCAATACCCACTCAGTTGTTACATCGAAGTGGCCCAAGTTTGGAATCTTAGTGATCATCGGACTCAACCAGTGCTCCCAAACATTTGGAAGGTGACCCAAATGCTCACCAATCACGTGAGGGATACCAATCCAACCACCGATCACAGACAACACCGCAAGGACGATCAAAGGGATCGTCATCAAAGCTGGAGATTCATGTGGATGGACGTCAGATGGAACGCGGCTTTTGCCCCAGAAAGTCAAAGCCATCAAACGAGTCATATAGAATGCAGTCAAAGTCGCACCCAAAGCACCTGCTGCCCAAAGGATCGGAGAACCCATTGGTGAGAAGAATGCGTAAGCCAGGATTTCATCCTTAGAGAAGAAACCTGCAAACGGTGGCATACCGATAATTGCCAACCAACCCAACAAGAAAGTGATGTGAGTGATTGGAAGGTATTTTTTCAAGCCGCCCATTTTTCGGATGTCTTGTTCTTCGTGCATTGCATGGATCACAGAACCAGAACCCAAGAACATAAGGGCTTTAAAGAATGCGTGAGTCATCAAGTGGAACATTGCTGCTCCGAATGCACCCACACCGCAAGCCAGGAACATGTAACCCAGCTGGGAAACTGTAGAATAAGCCAGAACTTTTTTGATATCCCATTGGGTCATACCAATAGTTGCTGCCAATACTGCTGTTGCCGCACCGATGATCGCAATAACCATCATTGTGTTAGGAGCCATGATGAAAAGTGGATTCAAACGAACGATCATGTAAACGCCCGCAGTAACCATCGTCGCCGCATGGATCAGGGCTGAAACCGGTGTTGGACCGGCCATCGCGTCTGGAAGCCAAACGTACAATGGAATCTGCGCTGATTTACCAGTTGCACCGATGAACAGGAACAAAGTTCCCAATGTCAAAGCACCCATCCAGGAAGCTTCAACCGTTGTTGGCGCCAAAGCATTTAGTTCTGCAAAGTTCAAAGTACCGAAAGT from Bdellovibrio sp. GT3 includes:
- a CDS encoding NADH-quinone oxidoreductase subunit N; the encoded protein is MNMNIGLSDILLVSPMLALFLASLVPITAKVLRGNREQNPIITLSQALIGVVIAVGLMIVFGGAGKTAFNNGLIFDGVTQWMGIIALFAASASMVMMYENPATTGKQFSELIFLAMSSAVGMLILVSAVDLLMVFIGLEMMSLSLYLMIAMSHEEKLSKEAALKYFILGSFASALFLYGVAFIFGTTGNTNILAFMDQASELVQTNRLFMFGMAFVILGFCFKVSIAPFHAWTPDVYQGSPTPHTAFMATAVKAVSFAAFLRVIATRSLVGSDHLFDMLQWLAVITMIVGNTAAILQNNFKRMIAYSSVAHSGYILVGVITAGVSDDAAFGAAGVIFYILSYALMTLGAFAIASMLEKSENHIVNIDDLAGFAKQRPMLALCMTIFLLSLAGIPPALGFFGKFYLFNAAIGEGLLWLAIWGMVNSVISVYYYLRPIVVMYMKDGNADIAEHSLNATTVMVVVTALAIIFMGFVSGPLFSAIENSLL
- the nuoL gene encoding NADH-quinone oxidoreductase subunit L; this encodes MNHSVLMAIVILSPLVGFLINGFRYKKHSANVAGVIATLAVAISFVCSILLVVDLVQMSAESRRIAVSFFEWMAVDKFKVNAGFVVDQISAIMILVITGVGTLIHMFSIGYMHHDKGAAKYFAYLNLFIFNMLLLVLGDSLLVMFVGWEGVGLCSYLLIGFWFTDKEKAAAGMKAFITNRIGDAAFLLGMFVLFMTFGTLNFAELNALAPTTVEASWMGALTLGTLFLFIGATGKSAQIPLYVWLPDAMAGPTPVSALIHAATMVTAGVYMIVRLNPLFIMAPNTMMVIAIIGAATAVLAATIGMTQWDIKKVLAYSTVSQLGYMFLACGVGAFGAAMFHLMTHAFFKALMFLGSGSVIHAMHEEQDIRKMGGLKKYLPITHITFLLGWLAIIGMPPFAGFFSKDEILAYAFFSPMGSPILWAAGALGATLTAFYMTRLMALTFWGKSRVPSDVHPHESPALMTIPLIVLAVLSVIGGWIGIPHVIGEHLGHLPNVWEHWLSPMITKIPNLGHFDVTTEWVLMGTSVSLAAISSIIAYQFYVKSPETPKKIAESIKPVYNLVYNKYFVDEAYFGGIINPLINLSKNTWYYVDVNFIDKCTYWAGDLVKGMGSLARSLQTGNMQQYAMYIGIGVVVVLSYVIMG
- a CDS encoding patatin-like phospholipase family protein, whose protein sequence is MRIKDKKKIALVLSGGGIKAAAFHIGVCLALQEKGFKFAGGTKEMVRQNFDPDDPMTIRCYVGSSAGAFVASILGAGYPIESLINAFQIGSGTTPSFDKDDLRYLKPISYRNIFNLNSSGLLKFIPRTLLDKTIVKGGVESLIKNGLKLNGLFSTGGIESYLRKEVLLDNDFARLGVDLFVIGTQLNHTRKAIFGNFPESYKTPNHMYINYAPISTAVAASTSLPPVFAPYGIKRPEDDKEMFFYDGEIRDTLSTHVAADHGADLVISSYSTQPYHYTEEMGSLHKYGIPLILNQALYQVIQQKIAKHIQNQNDIKSIYNTVDGYLKQIKLPDDQREKLLGLIRDKVQHRPEVDYIYISPRPQNYEMFFVDHFSLNPEILARIVRIGFKSGINVLRQHDF
- a CDS encoding complex I subunit 4 family protein — its product is MILSTIVFLPLVFALIIAVWPNARTIRPLALGFAVIEFILSLALLQQFDPSTSNLQMVERYMWIERFGISYFMGIDGISLWLILLTTFLTPITILASWTSISERVKGFHVCMFILQTAMLGTFLAMDAIFFYVFWELSLIPMYFMVGIWGGSRRIYATVKFFIYTMAGSVLMLVAMIYMMYLTQETTGQMSASLLDFYKLQIPFVGGTFFSLQTLLFFAFALAFAIKVPAFPVHTWLPDAHVEAPTPGSVILAGVMLKMGTYGFMRWVIPLFPEASEYWAWLFMLIGTVGIVYGALVAMVQPDVKKLVAYSSVSHMGYILLGLFAFNAYGMTGSLYQMLNHGISTGALFILIGMIYERTHSREISKYGGLAGVLPLFTIFFFIITLSSIAVPMTNGFVGEFFILMGTFQAQPVFAYFAVTGVVLGAVYMLWMFKRVFFGEQGELVKDEHHPLHDLNAREIAVMIPLVIMVFWMGLFPNNFLNYSKASIDHLVNNKNTYNLTINQPGATATATATAPTTPEQSTAAAAQGDK